The stretch of DNA CGAAGTCGTTGCCGACCGACAGCTTGACGCCGTTCAAGCAACCAGCGGCTCCTCCCCAGCGCCTGGCGGCGTGCGCTGGGAGGGAGAGACGATCCCCGCGGGAGGCAGCATGCAATTCGAGGTTCAATTCGATTGCGAATCGGCGACCGATTTGGCGAAGGTCACCACCTGGGTTTCGCAGGCGGGCGTCGACCTTGGGCAGAAAACCGACGGCATCGAAATCCGCCCGGCCCGTCCCGCGACGACGCCCGAGACGACCCCCGAGCCGGCGGCGCCGCGTGGCGACCTGGAAGGCGTCCTCAGCTCGACGGCGAACCCCGCCAAGGTCGGCCAACCGGCGACGCTCAACTTGACGATCACCAACCGCTCCGGCGCCGACCTTGGCAACGTGCAGTACCGGCTCGTGTTCGAAACCAACCGGATCCAGCCCACCGTCCCCGCCGGCGCCCAACAGAACCAGAACACCATCGAGTTCCCCGCCGTTGGCTCGCTCGCGGCCGGCGAGACCTTCCGCATCGCCGTCCCCTACACGCCCGTGCAGCAGGGCCTCACAACGGTGTGGCTAGAAATGCGCAGCGGCGCCGACGGCGCCACGGCGACGGCGACCGAGTCCATCTCGATCAGCCCACGGTAGGATTTCTTAGCGTCTCCGCGCCTTTGCGTGAGACAATCAGCGAAGGTTCACGAAAAGGCGCGGAGGCGCTAAGGATGGATGGTTCGATGGCGCCGGCGACGCTCCGCTGGGTCTTGTTGCGGCACGAGTGCCCTCCGGGTTATCGCGGTGGGTCGCATTGGGACTTGATGCTCGAGCGCGCGGCGGTTGCGGACGAGCGGCGGTTGGCGACTTGGTCGCTGAGCGAGTTACCTGCGGGATGGCCGGGCGCGGCGGATGGGGCGTCCCCGGAAGTTGTGGCGAGTGCCCTTGATGATCATCGCGCGGCTTACCTGGAGTACGAGGGCCCGCTCAGCGGCGCCCGGGGGAGCGTGACGCGCGTCGCGGGCGGGGTAGTGGTTTGGCGCGAGGCGGCTGAGGGGCGGGTCGCTGTGGAGCTGCGTGGCGGCCTCTGTGGGGCGATCTTGCTCGAGGGGGACCAAGTGGTGGGGTGGCGGTTGATGTGGCTTCCGATTGGCTCCTAGCGGCTCCTAGCGGCCTTCTAGGCCTTCCTGTGGGAGGGGTCTCCAGACGCCGATGACGCGCACCACGCCGTACTCGGAATGGATGCCGTAATCGGGGTCTGGAGAACCCCTCCCACAGCAAAGACCGCTGCGGCTAATCGCATCGCGAACTCACTCGAAAAGTAGTTGCAAAGGGCGGCGGGGCCCGTATACTCGGCCCGTCGGTCGCCAGATTGGGTTTGAAACCCACGAAAGCGGCCAGCAATCGGCCAGGGTGGGCCGCTGTCTCCGATAGCTGCCCTAACCAGTCCCGGCCGTGCTAACTGGCGAAGCGATCCGTGCGCTCGACGAACGCTACCGACTGACGCTGCCGGCAGAGCTGGCGGAGGCGGTTGGTGGCGGCCCCGTTGCTGGTCAGGGGGCAGAGTGCCTGATTGCTAAAGAACGCCCGGGCTGCCTCAGCCTGTGGCGACGCGACGCTTGGGAAGAGAAGCAGCGGCAGGCTGAGTCGATCGTTAGCTCGAAGCTCGCCACGGGCCGGCTCGACGGCCGCCTCGGCGACGTGCAGCGGCTCGGCAGGTTGCTCTCCACCCGACAACGAACCATCCCCATCGCCGGCCGCGGCCGGATCGTCATCCCAGAAGGATTCCGCGAACTGTTGGGCGTCGAACCCGGAGGTAACGTCTCGGTCGTCGGCGCCGCGGTGTGCGTCGAGCTGTGGCGTCCCGAGGCGTGGGCCGAATGGATCGGCCGCGAGATGCCCGGCTTCCGAGAGCTGTTTGAAGAACTCGCCCGCTAAGCCGCCAGCGGCTGGCCCCCCGCCCCACCCAGCCGCAAGCGCTGTCCTTCCTACCAGCCTACCCACCTACCGGTCGAACGGCCTTTCCCAGCTATCTCCGCCACGCCCGAACGGGGCGAACCCGCGTAAATCCACGGCCGCCCGTCAGCGGTTGGGGTGCAAGTCACGACGGATCGACGAGGGGCATCGGATGCCCACCGTTACCGCCCCGTCGGGCGTGGCGTTTTTGAGATTGAGGATTTTGACCCCACATGCATTCAACTCCACCCTTCATTTAGCCCCCGGTCAATGACCGGGGGCTAATTGCGTATTGGGGATCGAGCGCGCGACAGGGCCAATCACCGCGAGATCGCTTCACCACCGTTCTTGGTGATCAACTTCTTAAGCAGCCCTGGGTCGATATCGAAGGGCTCAAATCGCGCGGATCCATCATAGTACCCGGTGACGAATCCCTCACGCTTGTCCGTGCGGAGCTTCGCTAGCGGGTCCTCGAGATCGACCTCCCAATCATCGGGCTTGGTCCAAAAGACCGCGTGCTCCGGCGCCACTTCGGCGACCATGATCGTTTTCGACAAGCCGTCGGTGATGTCACGGAACGTCTCGCTCGGCTGCAGGAAGCACATGCGTCCAGACGTTGGCTTCTCGATTGGCTCAATGTCTCCTCGCGCCGCAGCAAGGTCCGAGCCTGCATAGACGGGCCGCAGAAAGCTTGTCAGCCCTTCGCGATTATCTCGGCAGTAGACTTGGGGCGCCGATCGTTTGGCGACTTCCAGGTTGTGCGGACTGTCCCACGATTCGTCGAGGTGTAGTTCCTTTAAGAAGGTTTCCTGCTCCAAGAAGGGGAGGAGCAACACCCGCCACGACAGCAGCGGTTTACCATCCTTGTCTACCACGTTCGTAGGAAGAGAGCCGCGAACATCATGGTAATTGTGCATCGCCAGAATGATCTGCTTCATGTCGTTCATCTTGGACGATCGCTTGGCGCGTTCCTGCGCCACAACTATTGCCGGAGCGAGGACGTTGGTTGCGAATTGCCTCACAGCGGCGTCGGCAGAGTCGATTCGCATCGTCACCGCGGCGTCGTCCACGCGAGGCGCCAACAACTCGGCGGTTTCCTTCGCACCGGCGGCGTAGGGTGGCTGGTTCGTCTCTACCCAAACAACGCCGGTTTGCAGCCCCGCTGAGATAGCTTGCGCAATTGACTCACGGGCGGAAGGATTGGGCGAAGTGATTGTCAGCGAAGCGATCGGCGCCGCGCCGAGTTGGACGGTCGCCGTGACGCTACGTACGTCGTCGGCGACGAGCGGGCCCGTCAGTTTGTCGTATGGGGGCGGAAGCATCGGCCACAGCTCACGCAGCACCCGCCGCGCGTCGGCGCCGGGAGAGAGGACAGCGCTGAGGGCGGCGTTGGCCGACGAGTGTGCGTCGGCTAGGTCGGGACGCGCGGCGGGCGTTAGCTTTGCGTAGCGATCTAGTGTCGCGGTCGTGGCGACCAGCAGCGTCGAGCCGGACAGCCGCGCCTCAAATCCCGGCGTCATCTGCAATCGCGGCTGTAACCAGTCGCGCACCTTCATCGCCGCCGCTTCGTCGGGAAGTTTGGTGACGAGCAACGGGCCATGGTTCATCGTCAGGTCTTCGATCGCGACGACGAGGCCGATCTCCTTGACGCCGAAGTCGCGCAGCTCTCGCAGTTGGCTGATCGCTTGCCGCGTGATCATGGCCGGCATCGTGGCGTCGCCCGAACGGAGCGCCGGCGCCGCGGCTTCGATCGTTGCGATCAGCCACTGCGCCGATTCGGTCGAGGTCATTTCATCGAGATCGAGCGACGCGACGAGGAACGTGCCGTCTTCGAGATAGTTATCGAACGGCGTCGCGGCGTGAGTAGCAGCGGTGATGAAGAGCAGAGCGAAGCAGCGCAGGAAGTGGCGCATGATGAACCTCCGTTGTGACGGCGAGCCGGCGACGTTAGTCGTCGGTGGGAAGCGAGCAAGACTTTCAATCTCTCTGCGGGTTCCACCCCCGATTAACATCGGGGGCTCGCCTTTAAGGTTTCGCGATCGTGATCTCGTAGCGCCGCGAGTACCCGGGGAAACCCTCCGACGCGGGCAGCTCAAGCACCGCGGTCTTGCCGTCGCGGTGGTAGAGGAACGGCTTGTCGGTCGCGGGGTTCAGCGGCACGGGGACGCACGTCACGTCGTCGAGTGTGTCGGGCCAGCGGCTGTCGTTGCGAGCGGCGTGCATCCGCAGGGCTTCGATGACCCGCAATGCGGCGAGGTCGCGCGCGGCTCGTACCTCCGAGGAACGGACGGTTCGGACGGTAAAGAGCATCCCGATTCCAAAGGGGAGCACTTCTCGGTCAGGACCGTCAGAGAAGAGCACGTTAGCGTCGTGATAGTCCTGGGCTTCCTTGTCCAGCGGTTTTGACGCCGAGTACGGAGCTAGGTAGGCCTTAAGATATCGGTCCGCCCTCATTTGCATGATGCGGTTGGAGTAGAGTGAGAGGACTTTGCCGACCGGCATGGCTTCGACTTCCGGCGGAGTCATGCCCCAATCGACGAGTCGCGTTTTGGCGTGGGTATAGCCGACGACGCCGGTCAGTAGAGGTAGAGCACGATTCACCAAAGCCAATTGCATGTCATGCGACTTTTGATTGCCGGACAAGAATGCGGCCTCTTGAATCAAAGCCGGCGTGTGCTTTTTCCAATGGGCGTTCCACTCTTCGGGCGATCGCTCAACGCCGTCAGTCTCTTCTAGCAGAGGGAAGAACCTCGCAAAGTTTGCGGATTCGTTCCAGATGGCGTCACGTAACGACACGGGAGGATTCGGGATTGCTGACAAAGCCCAGTAGAGATTGGGCGACTCCGGCGCAGCGATGAGGTCGGCGACGCCCGAGTTGGCGATGCCGGTGATCGCGATGCCAACGAGCCCGCAAACAATGAGCGGCTCCTGCGAGACATCAGCGCCGAGCTGGTACTCCGTGCGCAGATACTTGACCGCGTCTTCGTAACGTCGCTCGTGGATGGCGAGCCGCATTTGAAGATTTAGCATCCGAGCAAGCGATCGCGACGACTGCATCTCCGGTAGTAGGAATTCAAAGAACTCGGTACCCCTGAACTGCTCCGAACGAATCCCCCAATCGCAATCGCGACGCATGGCGCCGGGGACGATGTGGTCGTCGACTAAGGATCGCGACAGACTACGTCCTGCCTCATCAAGCTTATTCCACGCGACTTCATTGACTGGGATTCCAGCCGTGTAGTAAGGCTCGAAATCGTCGTTGCCGATGAGCTTATTCCATGTGGACCACGCATGGGTTTCTTCAGGGTAGGCCCGGGCGTACCACTGCGGACGATTTCCCGGCAGGCGTTCATGCAGCCCGTAGGTCAAGCGGTGCTCAAACACCGGCGATGGTTCGTCGGCGGGGGTGACCTCCATCTGGATCACGACGTGGCCGGTGTTCTTCTCGTCCTCGATGTGACGTACCCCGGCCGAGGCGGTTGCTGAGAACGTAGCCGCGATGAGCGCGGCGAGGAGCGCTCGTAGGTCAGGCTGTGCCTGACGGCGCCGTCGCAACGCGCTATCCATCGGGGTGGCGTCAGGCACAGCCTGATCTCCGGGATTGTTCATGCCAGCTTCTCCGAGTGGGAGGACGATTGGTCGGCTTGGGGGTCGTTGGTCTTCGTGGTCGCGGACTTCTCGGCGGGGAGGTACATCCGCAGGAGTCGCGCGGCGGTGGGGGGCGGCTCGATGGGCAGCGACGCGTTGTAAACGCCCTCGACTCGCGGCGGCTCGGGGAGGGCGTCGATCCCTTCGCGGAGCACGAGGTCGCGGCGGCCCAAGTAAGAGTCGGGGTCGGGCGTCGCGGCGACGAACCACAGGGCCCAAGCCGGCGGCGTCGGCGCGCTCGGCGTGCGGAATGGTTCGGCGATCGGCTCTGGCTCAGGGGCGACGACCGGTTCCGTCATCACGATCGTTGGCGCCGGCGGCGCCGAGTCGGCAATCGGCAACGCTTCGCGCTGCTGCACGACCACAATTGCGAGCACCGCCGCCGCGGCCGTCGAAACCAGCGAGTACGCTTGCCAACCACGGGCGCTACGCTCGGCGCGCGCCGCAGCGCGGCCCGCTTCGAACCAGAGTGCGGGCGCGTCGAGCTCGAGCGGCGCCGGCGTTAGCGCCGTGCGGTAGAGTTCTGTGAGTTTGTCGTTGATTGGATCAGTTTCGGGTCGCATGGCGCCTCCAAACGGGTGCGGAGTTGCGAAAGGGCGTTCTCGGTGCGGCGGTGGACGGCGCTCTTCGACGAGCCCACCGCCGCGGCGATCTCGTCGTACGTCAGGTCGCTGTAGAAACGGAGCGTCACGAGCTCGCGGTCGTCGGGCGACAGTTCGGCGAGCGCCGACACAAGGTCGAGCGCTTCGGCGGGATCACTTGTCGTCGCGATGAGCCGATCACGCCAAGCGGCCGACTCGTGCCCCGTACGGCGACGCGCGGCGCGGGATGCGTTGAGCGCCCGTTGTCGCACCCGGGCGTAGAGCCACGCCACGGGGCTGTCGGGCAACCGCGGCAGGCCGGCGAGCTCCACGAGGGCCTCCTGCACGCAGTCCTCGGCCGCGGCCGTCCAGTTGGCGGCGTACAGCGCAAGGGCCGGCCCGTTTTCGGCGAGGAGCCTACCGAGCACATCAGCCCGCTCCACCTTTAAAGGGGCGCGTTGCGGCACTCGGGAAGCTCCGGGACGAGAACATGACGGGTCGGTCGCTCAGATAAGAGACACCGGCCGGCGGGGATTGTCCCGGAAAAAAAGTCGGCTCCATCATTTAGCCCCCGGTCATTGACCGGGGGCTAATTGCGCATTGAGGGCCGAACACGCGGCGTCACTTCACCGCGACAAACGCCATTCGCAGCTGATGCAAGATATCGTCGAGCGCAATGGCCTCGTCCGACGTGAGGTTGCCGGCGGTCTTTTCCTGCAACATCGCCAGCGTGTCGATGAGGTACTGCGCCTGGTTGCGGCGGAGCTTGGTTTCGCCCGTCACGGGGTGCGGGAACTGGCCCAGCGAGAGCAACGCTTCGGTGGCGAGCGACGACATCAGCATGCCGATCGACGCGGGGGGCATCGGTGGGTCGTCGGGGTCTGGCGAGCCCTCAACGTTGGTTGGGGGAGTTTGTGATTCAACTCCACCGACTGACGTCGGAGGCTCGCCAGTTCCGTGCGCTGCGGCTTGCTTCTCTTTTTCGACTTGGGACTTCCAGTCTTCGTCGATGAAGATCTTCTTCTCGTCGCTCATCGTTTCCCTCGTCTTCTCGATGCTTTAACCGACGTGTTGGGTTTCGTTGGGCTGGTGCGAATCGGCCGGTTGGGCGGCGCGTTCGTTGCGGCGCTTGCGGTGCGCGACGGCGGCGCCGACGAAGCCGGCGAACAGCGGCTGTGCCGCGATCGGCTTGCTCTTGAACTCGGGGTGGTACTGCACCGCCAGGAACCACGGGTGGCCGGGGATCTCGACGGCTTCGACGAGCTTGCCATCGGGGCTAGTGCCGCCGAAACGCATGCCGTTGGCTTCGTACTGCTGGCGGTACTGGTTGTTGAACTCGTAGCGGTGGCGGTGGCGTTCGCTGACCTCTTCCTTGCCATAGCACGAAGCGATCAGCGAACCCTCGGCGAGCACCGCGGGCTGCGCGCCGAGTCGCATGGTGCCTCCCTTGTCGGTGACGTCGCGTTGCTCGTCGAGCAGGCAAATCACCGGGTGCGGCGTGTCCTTGTCGAACTCGGTGCTGTGGGCGTTCTCGAGGCCGATGACGTCGCGGCCGTACTCGACGACGGCGCACTGCATGCCGAGACAGATGCCGAAGAACGGGACGCCGCGTTCACGCGCCCAGCGGATCGCCTGGACCTTGCCCTCGATGCCGCGCTCGCCAAAGCCGCCCGGAACGAGCACGCCGTCGTAGCCCGACAGCAGGCGCTCGGGCCCTTCGGCTTCGACGTCTTCGCTGCGGATGCGGCCGATGCGGATCTGCGCCTTGTGGTGGATGCCGGCGTGGTCGATCGACTCGTAGATGCTCTTGTAGGCGTCGCGGTGCTCGGCGTACTTGCCCACCACGGCGATCGAGATCTCGTGGTCGGGGCGACGCAGGCGGTTGAGCAGGTCGTGCCAGTCGTCGAGGTTCGGCTCGGGCGTATCGAGGCCGAGACGCTCGCAGATCTGCGCGTCGAGCCGGTTCTCCACCAGCGACAGCGGCACTTCGTAGATGCTGAAGTCCTTGTCGCGTTCTTCGATGACGGCGTCGACCGGCACGTTGCAGAACAGCGCGATCTTCTCACGGTCGTCGCGGCCGATCGGCTGTTCGCAGCGACAGACGAGGATGTCCGGCTGGATGCCGATCTGCCGCAACAGGCCGACGGAGTGTTGCGTAGGCTTGGTCTTCAGTTCGCGGGCCGCCTTGAGATACGGCACCAGCGTCAGGTGCATGAACAGGCAGTTGCCCTTGCCCGCGGTAAGCGCGAACTGGCGGATCGCCTCCATGAACGGCAGGCTCTCGATGTCGCCGACGGTGCCGCCGATCTCGGTGATGACGACATCCGGCTTGCGGCCGCTGGAGTCCTTCGTCTCGGCAAGACGGGCGATGCACTGCTGGATCTCGCCGGTGACGTGCGGGATCACCTGCACCGTCTTGCCGAGGAACTCGCCGCGGCGTTCCTTCTCGATCACTGACAGGTAGATCTGCCCGGTGGTGTAGTTCGAGTCGCGCGTCAGCGGGCCGCTGGTGAAACGCTCGTAATGGCCGAGGTCGAGGTCGGTCTCGGAACCGTCGTCGAGGACGTAGACCTCGCCGTGCTGGTAGGGGGACATGGTCCCCGGGTCGACGTTGAGATAAGGGTCGAGCTTCTGCATGCGGACCGAGAGGCCCCGCTTCTCGAGCAGCATGCCGACCGACGCGGAAGTGAGCCCCTTGCCGAGCGAGCTGACGACACCGCCGGTAACAAAAATGTGCTTGGCCATTCTGGGGGGCTCCATTCCGTGGGAAAGGGCAATCCTTGGGCAGGCCAATCCTCGGGCGGGGCTGGCCGTGGCGGGGCGGGAAAGCCCGAGTCTAGCAGCTAGCAGCGTCGATTCGGAGGCCCGGAAATGCGCAGACTCGGAACCTCGTGAAGAATGTCGTCGCGCCAATCGGAACCCTTCGCCAGAGGCGTTTGCAGCGAGAATGTCCGAGGTTTTAGCCACTTGATCGGCTATAATCGACGCTTCCTTTCGACGCCTTCCTCGCCGGATTGAACGACATTGTTTCCCTTGATTCGACAATGGACCGTTGCGACGCTCCTCTGCTTGGCGGGGGCCGCTCCTGGCAGCGCGGCGATCACGGCGACCGGGGACTACCGCCCCGCGTATGACGGCGTCGCGGACCCGTGGGACCTGGGGACGACCACCGACATCTATGTGGGCGAGGACCTGAGCGGGTCGCTGACGATCGACGGCGGCAGCGATGTGGCGAACGACGACACGTACGTTGGATACGAGGCTCCCGCCGTTGGCGAGGTGACGGTGACCGGCGCGGGCTCGACCTGGACGAGCGACAGTTGGGTGTATCTAGGCTATAGCGGCACGGGTTCGCTGACCGTTGCGGACAACGCCGACGTCACTGCCTACTCCGCGTACCTGGGCTATAGCCCGACGGGGCAGGGGACGGCGACCATCACCGGCGCGGGCTCGACCTGGACGCTTGAGTATTCGCTCGACGTGGGCGACCGCGGCGATGGGGAACTGTCGGTGCTCGACAGCGCCCGGGTTTACGCGGATCGCCTTGCGATCGCCGACGGGTCCGGCTCGACGGGTGGGGTGACCGTCAGCGGGGACGATTCGCGGTTGGAGGTCGAAGGCTACCTCTACGTCGGCTATAGCGGATCGGGAGCGTTGCAAGTCGAAGAGGGTGGGTGGGTTTTCAGCGAAGATGTCTACCTCGGCCGCAGTTCCAACGGCGCGGGTCAAGCAACGATCACCGGGCCGGGATCGCAATTGATTGCGACCAATGGCGTTTACATCGGCTCGGGCGACGTGGCGAGTTCGTTGGTGGTCGAGGATGGGGCCGCGATGACGGTCGTCATCCTTGCGGTCGGCGACAACCGTGAGGGAACCTTGCGGGTCGGCTCGGCGGCGACGGTGAACGCCACCAACCTCTATGTCGGACGGGGGTTTTCCGGCAGCGGCGAGGTGCAACTCGATGGCGGCGTCATCGCAACGCGGGGGCTGCTCGCCGCCCCTTCGGACTTGCAAGGGACGGGCGTCATCAACACCAATGGCCTTGTCGCTGACTTCGACGTCACGATTGCGACCGCCGCCGATCGCAATCAGCAGTGGGTGTTCAACGAGTCGCCTGAGCAAAACGTGACGGTGAATCTCGACTTGGAGACCGCCGGCGGCGCGCTGGGCGCTGGGTATCGGGGCGCCTCGACGCTCTCGATCGCGGGCGGACAGGTGGTTTCTTCTGAACTTGGTGAAGTCGGGTATCACGACGGGGCCGTTGGAACCGTTGTCGTCTCGGGAGTTGGTAGCCGCTGGAATGTCACCAATCGAATGACGCTTGGTCGCTATGGCGTGGGCAACCTCTCGGTTGAAGGGGGGGGCGTCGTTGCGGCGGGATCGATCGGCTTTGGGTCGCTTGCGGGCAACTCGCTGTCGGTGGGCGCCGAGAGCAAGGTCCTGGTGACTGGCGATTTGACGGTGGTCGGCGGAGGGGGCGGCGGCTTGACGCTCGACGACGGCGAAGTCGACGTTGGTGGGCTTCTTGCAACGCCGAGCGCTATGCAGGGAGTCGGCGTGATCCGGACGGGCGGGCTCGTGACCGACTTCGACATCACCTTCGACGCCACGCACGGTCTGTCGCAGCAGTTCCAACTCGTGGACGAGCAAGGGAAAGACATCACCATCGAGCTCCAGGCGCCTGTCGGCAGCGCGAACGCCCGTGGCGCGATGGGGGCTGGTTATCGGGGCCAGGCGTCGCTGTCGATCTCCGACGGTCGCGTCATCTATTCGAGGTCCGGCCACCTTGGCTACCACCAGGGCTCGTCGGGCGTCGCGACGTTGACGGGGCGAGGCTCGGCGTGGCTGATGTACGGTTCTCTGGATGTCGGAGCCGCCGGCAACGGTGAGCTTTCGATCAAATCAATGGCGCATGTCCAAAGCCAAACCACCCGGATCGGAGGCCGCCTTGGATCGACTGGCGTGATCCACGTCGAGCGCGCCTCGCTGAGTACGACGGACGTCTTTATCGACCGCGGCGGTTCATTGATCATCGAGGACGGCGCCAACGTCTTCTCGAGTTTCAGAGCCGAGATCGGTCCGTGTTGTGGGTCGGGTGGCACGGGCGCAGCGCCATCCGCGGTGGTGAGCGGCGAGGGGTCCGAGTGGAACGTGGGGAGTTATTTGACGGTCGCCGGCGGTTCGCCGTCGCAGGGCGTGCCCACGCCCGAACTCCGGATCGAAGATGGTGGCCGTGTTGACGTGAATGAAGCCCGCATCTCGGACTACTACGGCGAGGGGCAGCTCACCATCACGGGCGTCGGCTCGGTCCTCGACGCCAATAGCCTGCGAGTGAACGCCCAGCCGCAACAGAGCGACGGCGTCCCAGACGTGCTCGTTGAGCGCGGGGGGCGGGTCGTTGTGAATAACTATCTCTATCTCTTCAACCCGTACCCGCCGGGGTCCAACTCGCTGTTCGCACTGCGCGATGGCGGTCAGCTTGCGCTTACGGGCTTCCGAGAGTCGTCGCTTTCGCAGTTCCTCGCTGGCACAGTGGGGAGCTTGAGCTACTGGGACGGCGATAGCTACGAGGACCTCGCCTCGGCCCAGCGTGACGTCGATTACACGCTGGCGTACCAATCGACGGGTGAGCTAGCCGGCTACACGCTGCTCACCGTCGGAGAGCTTCCCGGCCTCGATGGCGACTACAACGGCGACGGCCTCGTTGACGCCGCCGACTACACCGTGTGGCGAGACAACTTCGGCCAAGACGTGACGCTGCCGGGCGATACGACCCCCGGCGCGGTTACCCAGCAGGACTACGCCGTATGGGCGGCGAACTACGGCGCGTCCAGGGACGTTGAAGCAGCGCTGTCAACGCCCGAGCCGGTCGCCGCAGTGCTGGTTGGCGTCGCCGTGATGGGAGCGGGGCTTCGGCGTCCACGCCGTTAACGGCGAAGGCCCGCGCCCGCGAGGGCGGCGATAGCTTGGTCGTTTGGCGAGCAGGGGAGAGACTCGCTCCCTCGGCCTCGGTGAGCGGCTCGGTCAACTCGCCTTAGGCCGCAGAGAATCCCAGGGCGGCGGAAGAAGTGGAGCCCGTGCAGGCTATTTGCTTGCTGACGGGGTGACGCGCCCCTATGGTTGAGCGATTCGGGGCGGTCGGACCGGGGCGTTTGCCGCGGCTTTTCGGAGGCTGCCGCCCGTCAAGGCGACACGGAAGGAAGGGATGGACGGAACTCAGGTCACGCCAACGCGGCGGTCACGCCGCGTCCGAGCCAAGGAGCGGGCTGCCGGCGTCAACGAGGAGAAGGGCCTTCCGCGCGGTGATCGATTGCCGTACCCGCAGGGCGCGTCGCGGACGATCTACTGGCGTTACGCGGCGCCGATTGTGGTGATCCACCTGCTCGCGCTGACGGCGCTGATCCCCACGATGTTTAGCTGGTGGGGCGTGATCGCGTTCGTGGTGGGCGTCTATTTCTACGGCGGCGTCGGGATCAACCTATGTTACCACCGGCTGCTAACGCACCGCAGCTTCGTCGTGCCGGCATGGCTAGAGAAGTGCTTTGTCGTTGTGGCGGTCTGTTGCCTGGAAGACGCGCCGGGGACTTGGGTGGCGGCGCATCGGCTGCACCATCGCGACTCCGATGAACAGGAGGACCCGCACAGCCCGCTCGCCGGCGCATTCTGGGGGCACCTCGGTTGGTTGCTCGTCGATAACCCCGCGGTGCGCAGCCTGCCGGTGTTCGAGCGTTACGCGCGCGACGTGCTTCGGACGCCGTTCTACCTGAGGCTGCAGCGCGGCGTGTTGCCGTTTGTGATTTACGTCGCCCATGCGCTGGTCTACGCGCTGGTGGGCTTCGGCCTGGGCTACGCGACGACGGGCGGCGAGGTGGCCGAAGCGACGCGGCTCGGCGCGAGCCTCTTGGTGTGGGGCGTGCTATTGCGGACCGTGGTGGTCTGGCACATCACTTGGTCGGTGAACTCGTTGACGCACCTCTTTGGGTACCGCAACTATGCGACGAAAGAGAACAGCCGCAACAACTGGCTGGTCGCGGTGCTCAGCAGCGGCGAGGGTTGGCACAACAACCACCACGCCGAGCCCGCCAGCGCCTCGAACTGGCACCGCTGGTGGGAGATCGACCTGATGTACGTATGGATCTTGGGGC from Botrimarina mediterranea encodes:
- a CDS encoding division/cell wall cluster transcriptional repressor MraZ, with the translated sequence MLTGEAIRALDERYRLTLPAELAEAVGGGPVAGQGAECLIAKERPGCLSLWRRDAWEEKQRQAESIVSSKLATGRLDGRLGDVQRLGRLLSTRQRTIPIAGRGRIVIPEGFRELLGVEPGGNVSVVGAAVCVELWRPEAWAEWIGREMPGFRELFEELAR
- a CDS encoding DUF1559 family PulG-like putative transporter, producing the protein MRHFLRCFALLFITAATHAATPFDNYLEDGTFLVASLDLDEMTSTESAQWLIATIEAAAPALRSGDATMPAMITRQAISQLRELRDFGVKEIGLVVAIEDLTMNHGPLLVTKLPDEAAAMKVRDWLQPRLQMTPGFEARLSGSTLLVATTATLDRYAKLTPAARPDLADAHSSANAALSAVLSPGADARRVLRELWPMLPPPYDKLTGPLVADDVRSVTATVQLGAAPIASLTITSPNPSARESIAQAISAGLQTGVVWVETNQPPYAAGAKETAELLAPRVDDAAVTMRIDSADAAVRQFATNVLAPAIVVAQERAKRSSKMNDMKQIILAMHNYHDVRGSLPTNVVDKDGKPLLSWRVLLLPFLEQETFLKELHLDESWDSPHNLEVAKRSAPQVYCRDNREGLTSFLRPVYAGSDLAAARGDIEPIEKPTSGRMCFLQPSETFRDITDGLSKTIMVAEVAPEHAVFWTKPDDWEVDLEDPLAKLRTDKREGFVTGYYDGSARFEPFDIDPGLLKKLITKNGGEAISR
- a CDS encoding RNA polymerase sigma factor; this translates as MLGRLLAENGPALALYAANWTAAAEDCVQEALVELAGLPRLPDSPVAWLYARVRQRALNASRAARRRTGHESAAWRDRLIATTSDPAEALDLVSALAELSPDDRELVTLRFYSDLTYDEIAAAVGSSKSAVHRRTENALSQLRTRLEAPCDPKLIQSTTNSQNSTARR
- a CDS encoding DUF1844 domain-containing protein, producing the protein MSDEKKIFIDEDWKSQVEKEKQAAAHGTGEPPTSVGGVESQTPPTNVEGSPDPDDPPMPPASIGMLMSSLATEALLSLGQFPHPVTGETKLRRNQAQYLIDTLAMLQEKTAGNLTSDEAIALDDILHQLRMAFVAVK
- a CDS encoding CTP synthase; protein product: MAKHIFVTGGVVSSLGKGLTSASVGMLLEKRGLSVRMQKLDPYLNVDPGTMSPYQHGEVYVLDDGSETDLDLGHYERFTSGPLTRDSNYTTGQIYLSVIEKERRGEFLGKTVQVIPHVTGEIQQCIARLAETKDSSGRKPDVVITEIGGTVGDIESLPFMEAIRQFALTAGKGNCLFMHLTLVPYLKAARELKTKPTQHSVGLLRQIGIQPDILVCRCEQPIGRDDREKIALFCNVPVDAVIEERDKDFSIYEVPLSLVENRLDAQICERLGLDTPEPNLDDWHDLLNRLRRPDHEISIAVVGKYAEHRDAYKSIYESIDHAGIHHKAQIRIGRIRSEDVEAEGPERLLSGYDGVLVPGGFGERGIEGKVQAIRWARERGVPFFGICLGMQCAVVEYGRDVIGLENAHSTEFDKDTPHPVICLLDEQRDVTDKGGTMRLGAQPAVLAEGSLIASCYGKEEVSERHRHRYEFNNQYRQQYEANGMRFGGTSPDGKLVEAVEIPGHPWFLAVQYHPEFKSKPIAAQPLFAGFVGAAVAHRKRRNERAAQPADSHQPNETQHVG
- a CDS encoding acyl-CoA desaturase yields the protein MDGTQVTPTRRSRRVRAKERAAGVNEEKGLPRGDRLPYPQGASRTIYWRYAAPIVVIHLLALTALIPTMFSWWGVIAFVVGVYFYGGVGINLCYHRLLTHRSFVVPAWLEKCFVVVAVCCLEDAPGTWVAAHRLHHRDSDEQEDPHSPLAGAFWGHLGWLLVDNPAVRSLPVFERYARDVLRTPFYLRLQRGVLPFVIYVAHALVYALVGFGLGYATTGGEVAEATRLGASLLVWGVLLRTVVVWHITWSVNSLTHLFGYRNYATKENSRNNWLVAVLSSGEGWHNNHHAEPASASNWHRWWEIDLMYVWILGLERVGLAWDVVRPREHRRAGSTASA